The nucleotide sequence GAACGCCGCCCGATACTGATGGTGATAGACGAAGCGCACAATCTGTGCCCCCAGAGCCCCGTTTCACCCGCACAACAAGCGCTCTGCGAGAGGATCATTCAAATCGCTGCTGAAGGCCGGAAATTCGGGCTGTGGCTGCTTCTCTCCACGCAGCGGCCCTCGAAGATCCATGCCCAGGTCTTATCGCAGTGCGACAACCTTTGCCTGATGAAGCTGAACAGCCGTAAAGACCTGGCCGAAATCGCGGACTTTTTCGGCACAGTGCCAGAAGCGTTACTCGGGCAGGCTCCTATTCTGCGGAAGGGGCAGGCAATCCTTGCCGGCGGGTTCGCGCCCGAACCTGCGATAGTGCAGGTCGCCAGCAGGTTCACCCTGGAAGGCGGCACCGATGTGAGGGTGCCGCCGCGCCATGACGGCGCCAGTGTAGAGAGCCTGGCCTAGACCATCGTCTCATCACTAGCAGTCGAGGCCGGCTCGCAGTTCCTGCTCGGCCCGCTCGACATCACCGACTTCTTCCTGCAGCGAGGTGACAGCGTCCGGAACTGACGCATCTGGATCGACATCGGCGACTGCAGAATCGAACTGTGCCCACGCTTCTTCGAGTGCGCGCACCCTGTCGTTCGTCACCTCCGTGAGCGGCGCCTACCCCTTCGGATTGCTTCGCGGCCTGAGCTGCGCATTGGGCAGCTGTGGCGCGGGCAGCCGTGAGACGGCGCCTACGTAGCCGTTGACCTCGCCGAACTGATCGGACCCTGCTTCCCACGCTTCGCGGAAGGCAACAATCTCGTCGTGTGTGCGGCCGACGAAGTTCCACCACATGATGATTTCTTCTTCGAAAGGCGGCCCGCCGAGGAGGACGATCCGGCTTTGTTCATTCGCCAGGCTCGCGATCCGCAGATCAGGGCACCCAGGCGCTATATAGCCAAGTTCTGCCTGTTTGACGGGCTGGCCCTGAACTGACACTGCACCGGTATCGACGAGGATGCCATGTTCAAAGGAACTGTCCACGGTAAGTGTGATTTCGGCGCCCGGGTCTAGGAGCAGCTCAGCGCCGAGTAGCGGGGTGAACGTATCGACCGGTGACGTATCCTCAGCAAGAGAGCCGAGGAACACGCGCACGCCCGCACCATCGAGATCGACGACATCAGGGGCGTAGTGCTGGAAGTTGCGCGGCGCGTTACGTGCTTCTTCCGGCAGCGCTACCCAGAGTTGGACGCCATGAAGGACGCTGGTTCGGGCCGTCGATACCTCGGAGTGGCAGATGCCCCTCCCGCCCGTCATCAGGTTGATCTCGCCGGGACGCACCATGCCATGGACGCCACCGCTGTCGCGGTGCTCGACCTCGCCGGTGAACAACCAGCTGACAGTCTGCAAACCGGTATGCGGGTGCGGTGCGACGTCCATCCCGCCTGACGAGGTGACGTCGTCGGGTCCATAGTGATCAACGAAGCACCACGCCCCGATGAACGATCGGTTGCGCTGCGGAAGTGTGCGCCGCACCTTCATAGCTCGCGGACCCCCTAGGGGCACGTCCCGGGGCGTGAGGATCTGCACCTCCGCGTCGTGGTGGGGGTTGTTCGCGGGACAGCGCAGTTCTGCTGGGTCGGCTTCGACGTTGCTCATGTATGACGCTCCAGGGGCTGCTGGATACTCGGCCACTCCGATCCTATGCGCCGTGTCCGGCAGCTGGTGCCGAAGCGCCTCGGTGACAGCTCGTACTTGCCTACGATTGCGTTCGTGACGGTGGCGCAGGAGTTGTGGGCAAGGGGACAAGCACTTCGCGGTGAAACGCCCAGAAGTGCGCACAGCATGCTGGTTCTGAGCGATGACCGGGACCCACTCGGGATTCTCGAGGCGCAAAACAAAACCAGACTTGCCGACCTCGTCGCGGTGCGCACCGGACGGATGCTGCAGTCACCGTTCGCCTATTACCGCGGAACGGCGGCTGTGATGGCCGCGGATCTCAAATATGACCCGGTGATCGGCGAACAGGTGGTGTGCTGCGGGGACGCACATATCTCCAACTTCGGGCTGTTCGCCTCCCCGGAGCGACGGGTCCTCTTTGACCTCAATGATTTTGACGAGGCATCGAACGCACCGTGGGAGTGGGATGTGAAGCGTCTCGCGGCGAGTGTCGTAGTCGGTGGACGCGACAATGGTCTTTCGGACAAGGCATGCTCGGACGCTGTGCACGCGGCGGTGCGCAATTACCGTGAGTCGCTGCGGACGCTATGTGACATGAGCGCGATCGATCGCTACTTCTTCCAGGTTGAGACGGACTGGATGGAAGCGACGATCAAAGCCAAGAACCGGAAAGTGCTGCGCCGCACCGTGAAGAAGGCGCGCAGCCGAACGTCAGACCAAATTCTCAGCAAGCTGGTATCGACCGATGACATGCGCATCAAAGACGTTCCGCCCGTCACCCAGCATGTCGATCACGCGTCCATCGAGCAGCTTGACGACCTATTCGCGCAGTACCGCCGCACGCTCCGGGCGGATACGGCGCTGCTGCTCTCTCAGTTCCGGTTGGTCGACTACGTCCTGCGGGTTGTCGGGGTCGGGTCGGTGGGCACGCGGTGTTACGTGGCTCTATTCGTAGGCCCGGGGGATGAGCCGCTCTTTCTGCAGGTGAAAGAGGCGCCCCCCTCGGTGCTCGAAACGTTCGGTGGATGGCGATCCGCCCTGCCTGGACGCGCGGCTGTCGTCAATAAGGGCGTGCAAGGTTTCCGAGTGGTGTCAGGACAGAGGATTCTGCAGGCGCAATCCGATCCATTCCTTGGCTGGATTCAGGGCGGTGCGGGGGGGAGCGGACTGACTCGTCGCGTTGACTATTACGTTCGGCAGTTCCGCGATATGAAGGGCTCCGTCGAGGTTGCCGAGCTGTCAGCGGAGCAGTTTCCCCTGTACGGCGCCCTGTGTGCCCGCTTGCTTGCGCGGGCCCACAGTCAGAGTCCTGCGTTTGCGACGATCGGCGGGTACATGGGTAAGTCCGAGGCTTTCGACGATGCGGTCGCGGTGTGGGCACTGAAATACGCCGATCAGGCGGAGAAGGACTACGAGAACTTAGCGAAGGCGGTGAAGACCGGAAGGCTCGCTGCAGAGTCAGGCGTCTAGGGCTGTATTGAAAACGATTATCAATATGGAATAGACTGCTCGCGATCGTGCCGCCCCTATTGGAGGACGCCTACGCATGGCAGCAGTCGCAGATACCTGCACCGAACCTTTAGTCACCATTCATCCGGCCGCGCCGCCGGTCTACCTCGACCCTGCACTCGCCCCATCGATGCAGCGCACTCTCGCTGACCGTGCTTTCCTGCACAGCCTTACTCGCAGCCTTGGCTCACCACTCAACCTCCTCCTGCCTGAGCAGTTTGCGGCGAACGTCGACGCATTCACGAGCGTGTTCAGAGCACATCGCATCCGCGGGACTGTTTACTACGCCCACAAAGCCAATCGGTCGTCGGCGCTCGTGCGGCACCTCGCGGCGACACAGGCACGAATAGACATCGCGTCGCTAGGGGAGTTACAGCACGCGCTTGCCAGTGGGTTCACACCCGACCGGATCATGGCGACAGGTCCGAAGACGCCAGAGTTCCTCTGGCTCGCCGCGCGCAGTGGAGTCGTCGTCAACGTCGACTCGCCAGCAGAACTGGAAACGCTCGCGCGTATCTGCGCCGCTCACCGCTTGCCACGTCTCCCTGTGATGACGAGGTTCTCGGGGTTCAGTGCCTCTGGCACCACCATCGCGTCCCGGCTATCCCGTTTCGGTATTCACGAGAGCGATGTTCGGAAGTATCTCGAAGCTCTTGACCGCAACGCTGCACACCTCGAACTTGTCGGTGTCGCATACCATCTCGACACGATTGGCGTTGCGGAAAAAGCCCTGGCGCTCGAGGGCTCGCTACGCCTGATCCACGAATTCCACGCCGCAGGTCACCGGCCCCGCGCCATCGACATCGGTGGCGGCTACGGCGTCAGCTACGTCGCGCGTGCATACCAGTGGGAGCAGTTCACAACCGAACTCACCAGAGCTGTTCTGGGGCAGCGCCCTTCCTTCACATGGCGCGGGCACGGGTACGGTCTGCGTGCGGAGAATGGCAGGCTGCGCGGCGCACTCAGCTTGTACCCCGCGCACCGTCCAGTCTCTGGACCCGCATACCTCGATGAGCTGCTGAGGCAGCGGTCACCTACCTGGGGACAGCCCTATGCCACGCTCCTGCAGGAACTCATGCTCGACCTGATCGTCGAGCCGGGCCGCGCCCTCCTCGATCAGTGCGGAACAGTTCTCGCGAGGGTACTTGAAGTCCGAGAGGCCGACAGTGCAACGACTTTCGTGCGCCTGGATATCAATCACAGTGATGTCAGTCTCGAAGAGCATGGCGTCGCCATGGATCCGATCGTCATACCGGAACAAGAATCGTCGCGCGAGCCCGGCAGCGGCTATCTCATCGGGAACCTCTGTCTCGAAGCGGACTTCATCAGTCGGCGAAAGATCTATTTCCGCTCCATGCCCCGCGCAGGTGACCTTCTCGCCTTTCCAAACACCGCGGGGTACTTCATGGACTTCAATGCCGATCATGCGCTGCATCAGCCCATCGCGCGCAAGGTAGCGCTGACCGGAGACGGC is from Hoyosella subflava DQS3-9A1 and encodes:
- a CDS encoding pirin family protein, which encodes MSNVEADPAELRCPANNPHHDAEVQILTPRDVPLGGPRAMKVRRTLPQRNRSFIGAWCFVDHYGPDDVTSSGGMDVAPHPHTGLQTVSWLFTGEVEHRDSGGVHGMVRPGEINLMTGGRGICHSEVSTARTSVLHGVQLWVALPEEARNAPRNFQHYAPDVVDLDGAGVRVFLGSLAEDTSPVDTFTPLLGAELLLDPGAEITLTVDSSFEHGILVDTGAVSVQGQPVKQAELGYIAPGCPDLRIASLANEQSRIVLLGGPPFEEEIIMWWNFVGRTHDEIVAFREAWEAGSDQFGEVNGYVGAVSRLPAPQLPNAQLRPRSNPKG
- a CDS encoding DUF2252 domain-containing protein → MTVAQELWARGQALRGETPRSAHSMLVLSDDRDPLGILEAQNKTRLADLVAVRTGRMLQSPFAYYRGTAAVMAADLKYDPVIGEQVVCCGDAHISNFGLFASPERRVLFDLNDFDEASNAPWEWDVKRLAASVVVGGRDNGLSDKACSDAVHAAVRNYRESLRTLCDMSAIDRYFFQVETDWMEATIKAKNRKVLRRTVKKARSRTSDQILSKLVSTDDMRIKDVPPVTQHVDHASIEQLDDLFAQYRRTLRADTALLLSQFRLVDYVLRVVGVGSVGTRCYVALFVGPGDEPLFLQVKEAPPSVLETFGGWRSALPGRAAVVNKGVQGFRVVSGQRILQAQSDPFLGWIQGGAGGSGLTRRVDYYVRQFRDMKGSVEVAELSAEQFPLYGALCARLLARAHSQSPAFATIGGYMGKSEAFDDAVAVWALKYADQAEKDYENLAKAVKTGRLAAESGV
- a CDS encoding type III PLP-dependent enzyme domain-containing protein; translated protein: MAAVADTCTEPLVTIHPAAPPVYLDPALAPSMQRTLADRAFLHSLTRSLGSPLNLLLPEQFAANVDAFTSVFRAHRIRGTVYYAHKANRSSALVRHLAATQARIDIASLGELQHALASGFTPDRIMATGPKTPEFLWLAARSGVVVNVDSPAELETLARICAAHRLPRLPVMTRFSGFSASGTTIASRLSRFGIHESDVRKYLEALDRNAAHLELVGVAYHLDTIGVAEKALALEGSLRLIHEFHAAGHRPRAIDIGGGYGVSYVARAYQWEQFTTELTRAVLGQRPSFTWRGHGYGLRAENGRLRGALSLYPAHRPVSGPAYLDELLRQRSPTWGQPYATLLQELMLDLIVEPGRALLDQCGTVLARVLEVREADSATTFVRLDINHSDVSLEEHGVAMDPIVIPEQESSREPGSGYLIGNLCLEADFISRRKIYFRSMPRAGDLLAFPNTAGYFMDFNADHALHQPIARKVALTGDGGWCLDDEYWPHTGHLAAATQKTEGEYS